The Balnearium lithotrophicum genome includes a region encoding these proteins:
- the priA gene encoding replication restart helicase PriA, translated as MFVRVALDLPVDSTFTYRLTGYESYPPEIGKRVIVPFGKGNRLKTGIIVDVFNELEETEFTVKEVFDVPDPFPLFTERTLELCSWISEFYCSSFGEALFRFLPEGFLVEEKLRIKLKNVNFPLSPNEEKLITLLQNSSSGELSLSSLRRKLKISNLLEVVKRLSKKGALEIVEETKRDAVNRVTYLKLTGKKYGGRSKKVLELLNFIAQREEVSIDTVRSLGFSRKTVKKLVDEGILEEFLRIETVPFRPQNLKEKKKVVLTPSQNRALSEILSQRGIHLLFGITGSGKMEVYLQAAKEVVERGRRVLILVPELLLTPELRSRVEDYFGSVGIFHGKLSRKEKVSAWISALTGEYSVFIGTRQAVLLPVKDLGLIIVDEEQDSSYKEQKKPYYNARDVAVKRGEVENITTLLVSATPSVDSFKRAKEGKLFLHHLKERVSALPLPRVELLDLKTEEKRGIFTEKLLRTLERVVKGGEQGLLYINRRGYYSKIFCLNCGFLVECKNCKVPLTYHKSKELFICHVCGKKYRPVYRCPKCGKLFEFKGYGTERVEEGLKLLYPDWKIVRLDLDTVKDPIRGAEIIRRIKEGYYNVIVGTNIAIKGHNFPRLSFVGVLIADLLGGPPDFFSSERIFQSIVHATGRAGRFIPGSAIVQAFNIDLPSIRYAVNYDYSSFYEEELLTRKIFGYPPFKLGVLLEFQIENRREEGELKRFYDNLKLKLRSDFEFPKLNPAPIPKVSGNYRYIALLRTDWESVIEKLKKLKNSVSTVPKKFRVKIDVNPVRIS; from the coding sequence TTGTTTGTAAGAGTTGCCTTAGACCTTCCTGTAGATTCGACATTTACCTACAGATTAACAGGATACGAATCCTATCCTCCTGAGATAGGAAAGAGGGTTATCGTTCCATTTGGTAAGGGAAACAGGTTAAAAACGGGAATTATTGTTGACGTATTTAATGAATTAGAAGAAACAGAATTTACAGTTAAGGAAGTTTTTGACGTACCAGACCCTTTCCCTCTGTTTACAGAAAGAACCTTGGAGCTCTGCTCCTGGATTTCTGAGTTTTACTGCTCATCCTTTGGAGAGGCCCTCTTCAGGTTCCTCCCTGAGGGATTCCTCGTGGAGGAAAAACTGAGGATTAAACTAAAGAACGTTAACTTCCCTCTCTCTCCAAACGAGGAAAAGCTGATAACCCTTTTGCAGAACTCTTCCTCAGGGGAACTTTCCCTTTCAAGTCTTAGGAGGAAGTTGAAAATTTCAAATCTCCTTGAAGTTGTCAAGAGGCTCTCAAAAAAGGGAGCTCTTGAAATTGTTGAGGAGACGAAGAGAGATGCTGTTAACAGGGTAACCTATCTGAAGTTGACCGGGAAGAAGTACGGTGGAAGGAGCAAGAAGGTCTTAGAGCTCCTGAATTTTATTGCTCAAAGGGAAGAGGTTTCCATTGACACAGTTAGAAGTTTGGGATTTTCAAGAAAAACGGTGAAAAAACTTGTAGATGAAGGAATTTTGGAGGAGTTTCTAAGGATAGAAACCGTCCCATTTAGACCTCAAAATTTGAAAGAAAAGAAAAAGGTTGTTTTAACACCGAGTCAAAATAGGGCTTTAAGTGAAATTCTCTCCCAAAGAGGTATCCATCTACTCTTTGGTATTACCGGCTCTGGGAAAATGGAGGTTTACCTCCAGGCTGCAAAGGAGGTTGTTGAAAGGGGAAGGAGGGTTTTAATTTTGGTTCCGGAGCTCCTTCTGACTCCGGAGCTCCGAAGTAGAGTTGAGGACTACTTTGGAAGTGTGGGAATATTTCATGGAAAGCTCTCAAGGAAAGAAAAGGTCTCTGCCTGGATTTCTGCCTTAACCGGTGAGTATTCCGTTTTCATAGGTACCCGCCAGGCCGTTCTCCTCCCCGTAAAGGATTTGGGACTAATCATCGTTGATGAGGAGCAGGATTCCTCCTACAAGGAGCAGAAGAAACCCTACTACAATGCAAGAGATGTTGCAGTAAAGAGGGGAGAGGTTGAGAACATTACTACTCTCCTTGTATCTGCAACACCTTCCGTCGATTCGTTCAAAAGGGCCAAGGAGGGAAAACTCTTTCTTCATCACCTAAAGGAGAGGGTTTCTGCTCTACCACTTCCAAGAGTGGAGCTCTTAGACCTTAAAACTGAGGAGAAAAGAGGCATTTTCACGGAAAAGCTCTTAAGGACATTAGAAAGGGTCGTAAAGGGGGGAGAGCAGGGACTCCTTTACATAAACAGGAGGGGGTACTATTCAAAAATTTTCTGTTTAAACTGTGGCTTCTTAGTTGAGTGTAAAAACTGTAAAGTTCCCCTTACATACCACAAGTCAAAGGAGCTCTTTATCTGTCACGTCTGCGGTAAAAAGTACAGGCCCGTTTACAGGTGTCCAAAGTGCGGAAAACTCTTTGAGTTTAAAGGTTACGGAACTGAAAGGGTAGAAGAGGGGTTAAAGCTTCTCTATCCGGATTGGAAAATTGTTAGATTGGACCTTGATACAGTTAAGGACCCTATAAGGGGAGCGGAAATCATAAGGAGAATAAAGGAGGGATACTACAACGTTATAGTCGGAACAAACATTGCAATTAAGGGGCACAACTTTCCAAGACTTTCCTTCGTAGGAGTTCTGATTGCAGACCTCCTTGGGGGACCTCCTGACTTCTTCTCCTCCGAAAGAATTTTTCAATCCATCGTCCATGCTACCGGTAGAGCTGGAAGGTTCATTCCAGGTTCTGCCATCGTTCAGGCATTCAACATTGATCTCCCATCAATAAGGTATGCAGTTAACTACGATTACAGTTCCTTCTACGAAGAGGAGCTCCTAACGAGGAAAATTTTTGGATACCCTCCGTTCAAGTTGGGAGTTCTCCTTGAATTTCAAATTGAGAACAGGAGAGAGGAAGGTGAGCTTAAAAGGTTTTATGATAATTTGAAGTTAAAACTACGGAGTGATTTTGAGTTTCCTAAGCTCAATCCTGCTCCTATTCCAAAGGTTTCGGGGAACTACAGGTACATTGCCCTTCTTAGAACTGATTGGGAAAGTGTTATTGAGAAATTGAAAAAGCTTAAAAACTCTGTTTCTACCGTTCCCAAGAAGTTTAGGGTTAAAATAGACGTTAATCCTGTTAGAATTTCGTGA